The following are encoded in a window of Phaseolus vulgaris cultivar G19833 chromosome 3, P. vulgaris v2.0, whole genome shotgun sequence genomic DNA:
- the LOC137807200 gene encoding uncharacterized protein, which yields MDKDARAEETVDLRTNVELVRSVSDNKHHDLLRPSARNYSRGQATDAGGHGKGKYALIRDPEDFQTGIYDKPLPFYGCGIGWFSFLFGFLCPPMWFYATILYFGNHYRKDPRERAGLGASAIAALVCSVLLLIIFGVILVFKLRFLYL from the exons ATGGATAAAG ATGCTAGGGCGGAAGAGACTGTTGATTTGCGAACCAATGTGGAGTTAGTGAGATCAGTCTCTGATAATAAGCACCATGATCTTTTAAGGCCATCTGCTCGGAACTATTCAAGAG GACAAGCAACTGATGCAGGTGGCCATGGAAAGGGAAAGTATGCCTTAATTAGAGACCCAGAGGACTTTCAAACTGGAATTTATGATAAGCCCCTTCCATTTTATGGATGTGGAATCGGATGGTTCTC ATTTCTTTTTGGGTTTCTATGCCCTCCTATGTGGTTCTACGCTACAATTCTCTATTTTGGAAATCACTACAGAAAGGATCCCAGGGAACGAGCAGGGCTGGGAGCCTCCGCAATTGCT GCATTGGTGTGCTCTGTACTGTTGCTGATAATTTTTGGAGTAATTCTTGTGTTTAAATTACGGTTCCTGTATTTATAA